GAAGCCCGAAACATATCGAGCGGCTAAAAAGCCGCTCGATAATGATTTTAACGCTATCTCGGTATAATTCCTAAGATTTATCCGATTTAGTGCTATCTGTTGCTCAAGATTAACGCGTTTTGATCACGAGTTGGTTAGTTTGCTTAACCTCTTCCATCACAACATACGTACGAGTGTCATTTACCCCAGGAAGACGCAATAGTGTGTCCCCCAAAAGCTTACGATAAGCACTCATGTCTGATACACGAGTCTTCAACAAGTAGTCGAAGTCACCAGAAACCAAGTGACACTCTTGGATATCATCCAATTTTTGAACAGCATGGTTAAACTGCTCAAATACATCCGGCGCACCACGGTTAAGAGTAATCTCCACAAACACTAGAAGCGAAGCGTCTAAGTATTGAGGATTTAGTAATGCTGTGTAGCCAGTGATATATCCTTGACGCTC
This portion of the Vibrio sp. SCSIO 43136 genome encodes:
- the lrp gene encoding leucine-responsive transcriptional regulator Lrp — protein: MVDNYKKPSKELDRIDRNILNELQKDGRISNVELSKRVGLSPTPCLERVRRLERQGYITGYTALLNPQYLDASLLVFVEITLNRGAPDVFEQFNHAVQKLDDIQECHLVSGDFDYLLKTRVSDMSAYRKLLGDTLLRLPGVNDTRTYVVMEEVKQTNQLVIKTR